One genomic region from Microcystis panniformis FACHB-1757 encodes:
- a CDS encoding DUF3288 family protein, with the protein MASKNQEQQHPQERLDRPIVDQLLQSEPNDLNLAECARLRIRYQNFPGAREIQRDLDLILEKWQLDEASLWAKTRQLHSHGQVYQIRQSEEQQDWS; encoded by the coding sequence ATGGCTAGTAAAAATCAAGAACAACAACATCCACAGGAAAGACTAGATCGCCCGATTGTTGATCAGCTGCTGCAATCAGAACCCAATGATTTAAACTTAGCTGAATGCGCTCGTTTACGCATACGTTATCAAAACTTTCCGGGAGCAAGAGAAATCCAAAGAGATTTAGATTTAATCCTAGAAAAATGGCAGTTAGATGAAGCTAGTTTATGGGCAAAAACTCGACAACTGCACAGTCACGGACAAGTGTATCAAATTCGCCAAAGCGAGGAGCAACAGGATTGGAGTTAA
- the trpC gene encoding indole-3-glycerol phosphate synthase TrpC: MQIRRKHPNPAVKVESLSYVVKVPEAQPQNILEEIVWHKEIEVDKLRERLPLLELRQKIANTAPPCDFLAALKQGKTQPALIAEVKKASPSKGVILEDFDPVAIARAYEQGGATCLSVLTDSKFFQGSYENLSLVRQAVSLPLLCKEFILYPYQIYYARSKGADAVLLIAAILSDQDLAYFVKIVKGLGMTALVEVHSLAEFDRVLAIEGIELIGINNRNLETFKVDLDNTRQLLEARGEKVREKGILIVSESGLHTATDLATVKQAGANAVLIGESLVKLPDAALGIQKLFENRE, encoded by the coding sequence ATGCAGATCCGAAGAAAACACCCCAATCCTGCCGTTAAAGTTGAGAGTTTGAGTTATGTGGTGAAAGTGCCAGAGGCACAACCACAAAATATTTTAGAAGAAATCGTTTGGCATAAAGAGATCGAAGTCGATAAATTGCGCGAAAGGTTGCCTTTATTAGAATTACGCCAAAAAATAGCCAATACTGCGCCACCTTGCGACTTTTTAGCCGCCTTAAAACAGGGTAAAACCCAACCCGCTTTGATTGCCGAAGTCAAAAAAGCTTCCCCGAGCAAGGGAGTTATCCTGGAAGATTTTGATCCTGTAGCGATCGCGCGTGCCTATGAACAGGGAGGAGCCACTTGTTTATCGGTTTTAACCGATAGTAAGTTTTTTCAAGGTAGTTACGAAAATCTTAGCCTCGTCCGGCAAGCGGTATCTTTACCCCTATTATGCAAAGAATTTATCCTTTATCCCTATCAAATCTACTACGCTCGCTCTAAAGGAGCCGATGCTGTCCTTTTAATTGCCGCTATTTTAAGCGATCAAGACCTAGCATATTTTGTCAAAATTGTCAAGGGTTTAGGGATGACAGCTTTGGTAGAGGTGCATAGTCTGGCCGAATTCGATCGAGTGTTAGCCATTGAGGGAATCGAACTAATCGGCATCAATAACCGCAATTTAGAGACATTTAAAGTCGATTTAGACAATACTCGCCAATTACTAGAAGCCAGGGGCGAAAAGGTGCGAGAAAAAGGTATTCTGATCGTCAGCGAATCGGGATTACACACAGCAACAGATCTAGCCACAGTGAAGCAAGCGGGAGCAAATGCGGTTCTAATCGGCGAATCTTTGGTAAAACTGCCCGATGCTGCCCTCGGTATCCAGAAACTCTTTGAAAATCGGGAATAG